The following are from one region of the Cyanobium gracile PCC 6307 genome:
- a CDS encoding alpha-E domain-containing protein — MLSRVADSLYWINRNVERAENISRFVEVSEAMALDCPPGSAEPWLPLIDASGDRKLFDELCPVVTPEAVIHFLVREAENPSSVLNCIANARENARQIREVMTTEMWEQINDIYWTLQEDAFWQQPPQEQLREIRRACQLFYGITDATLSRDLSWQFSRLGRLLERADKTTRILDVKYFLLLPSPEEVGGVLDELQWISLLRSAGAYQMFRQSSQQAIEPKAVAAFLLLDPIFPRSVRYCLERINETLRIIRGSSVPRPADDLECLIGLTLAHWSFTRIDELVATGLHEAIDNFQSDLNRLHELIEARYFIAPAGTTASQEAACEPA, encoded by the coding sequence ATGCTGAGCCGCGTCGCCGATTCCCTCTACTGGATCAACCGCAACGTCGAGCGGGCCGAGAACATCTCCCGCTTCGTGGAGGTGAGCGAGGCCATGGCCCTCGACTGCCCCCCCGGCAGCGCCGAGCCCTGGCTGCCGCTGATCGACGCCAGCGGCGACCGCAAGCTCTTCGACGAGCTCTGCCCGGTGGTCACCCCCGAGGCCGTGATCCATTTCCTGGTGCGGGAGGCGGAGAACCCCAGCAGTGTTCTCAACTGCATCGCCAACGCCCGGGAGAACGCCCGCCAGATCCGTGAGGTGATGACCACGGAGATGTGGGAGCAGATCAACGACATCTACTGGACGCTTCAGGAGGACGCCTTCTGGCAGCAGCCGCCCCAGGAGCAGCTGCGGGAGATCCGCCGCGCCTGCCAGCTCTTCTACGGCATCACCGACGCCACCCTCAGCCGCGACCTCTCCTGGCAGTTCAGCCGGCTGGGGCGGCTCCTGGAGCGGGCCGACAAGACCACCCGGATCCTCGATGTCAAATACTTCCTGCTGCTGCCGTCCCCCGAGGAGGTGGGCGGGGTGCTCGACGAGCTGCAGTGGATCTCCCTGCTGCGCTCGGCCGGGGCCTACCAGATGTTCCGCCAGTCCAGCCAGCAGGCGATCGAACCCAAGGCCGTGGCGGCGTTCCTGCTGCTGGATCCGATCTTCCCCCGCTCGGTGCGCTATTGCCTCGAGCGGATCAATGAGACACTGCGGATCATCCGCGGCAGCTCCGTTCCTCGCCCCGCCGACGATCTGGAGTGCCTGATCGGGCTCACCCTGGCCCACTGGAGCTTCACCAGGATCGACGAACTGGTGGCCACCGGGCTCCATGAAGCCATCGATAACTTCCAGTCCGATCTCAATCGCCTGCATGAGCTGATCGAAGCGCGCTACTTCATCGCCCCCGCCGGCACCACCGCCAGTCAGGAGGCGGCATGCGAGCCCGCATAA
- a CDS encoding nitrate reductase associated protein yields the protein MGRHDHCFGFEADFVGDLRCIPMAVRRKLDLVGVKLKLVHWSDLDEGERQRLLAWPDDPAALADLDRWLERRTAAMAAGVAGRLEPACGAPWQQDDAPPEVLLASCRQLGLTLAPHAWGELDELQRFALVKLSHPGHEHRNLTRALAEFGLVSPDPDGLPLP from the coding sequence ATGGGCCGCCATGACCACTGTTTCGGCTTTGAAGCCGACTTCGTCGGCGACCTGCGCTGCATTCCCATGGCGGTGCGGCGCAAGCTCGATCTGGTGGGGGTCAAGCTGAAGCTGGTGCACTGGAGCGACCTCGACGAGGGGGAACGGCAGCGGCTGCTGGCCTGGCCCGACGACCCCGCGGCGCTGGCGGATCTGGACCGCTGGCTCGAGCGGCGCACGGCCGCCATGGCCGCCGGCGTTGCCGGCCGGCTGGAGCCCGCCTGCGGCGCCCCCTGGCAACAGGACGACGCCCCTCCGGAGGTGCTGCTCGCCTCCTGCCGCCAGCTGGGGCTGACCCTGGCCCCCCACGCCTGGGGGGAGCTCGATGAGCTGCAGCGCTTCGCCCTGGTGAAGCTCAGCCATCCGGGCCATGAGCACCGCAACCTGACGCGGGCCCTGGCGGAATTCGGCCTGGTGAGCCCGGACCCCGACGGTTTGCCGCTGCCATGA
- a CDS encoding transglutaminase family protein, with product MDRVAEAAESRLRASGIQLTLGGEPTLVPLEPEGPEWSVTADGPTKLPIARALARDLQQRVWPGSTLLYCPGKRYDGEVNPRWALRLFLGDDGAAPVRWPGLCQPGLEGSPLTAEAAPAWLEQLGGRLGLTLQPVVLRDPFEPERRVWAAPLSVAPPDADDLTAALAWAVAPWPLEEGLRELTGAPGPAGLRLPLELLPEDVPRQVLTLEVDPDGWELFLPPLEREPLRLLLQAVADSLGALAAPRLSGVLPLDAGERWQVLGLTADPGVLEINLPVCHSWTEYRHWLERLEEAGERVGLRSWKDLGDGRQEGTGGGNHLLWGGPDLAHHPFFSRPAWLTGILRYWQRHPSLAYLFCGPGVGPASQSPRPDEAIGECFDLELAYRAIEQAEGQPSGEPFGDVRGLIGETLRHLHADRSGNNHRSEISFDKFWNPGAPAGCLGLVEFRALESLPRMEWSSTIALLWTALAAHLLEPRHRPGSLHDWGSALHDRQLLPSQLWADLEAILADLAADDLALDPAPFRAIWEWRFPPLLRWQGEVDATGTAPALELRPAPEPWPLICDTPVQGGFTSRFIDGSLRRFEVVANAAFRRDCGLFLNGRPLPLEPAADGAGLPLAVRFRFQRLYPCLHPAIEPHMPLELLLRTPGGDRAFHLHPDGHRFDPVAEPLAGPVADAPPWRGRQRPTDLTIDLRID from the coding sequence ATGGACAGGGTGGCCGAGGCGGCCGAGTCCCGCCTCAGGGCCTCTGGCATCCAGCTCACCCTCGGCGGTGAGCCCACCCTGGTGCCCCTCGAGCCGGAGGGGCCCGAGTGGAGCGTCACCGCCGATGGCCCCACCAAGTTGCCGATCGCCCGGGCCCTGGCCCGGGATCTCCAGCAGCGCGTCTGGCCCGGCAGCACCCTCCTCTACTGCCCCGGCAAGCGCTACGACGGTGAGGTCAATCCCCGCTGGGCCCTGCGCCTGTTCCTGGGCGATGACGGCGCGGCGCCGGTGCGCTGGCCCGGCCTCTGCCAGCCCGGCCTGGAGGGATCGCCGCTGACGGCCGAGGCGGCCCCGGCCTGGCTGGAGCAGCTGGGTGGGCGGCTGGGCCTCACGCTCCAGCCCGTTGTGCTGCGGGACCCCTTCGAACCCGAGCGCCGGGTCTGGGCCGCCCCCCTGAGCGTGGCGCCGCCTGACGCTGACGACCTGACGGCGGCGTTGGCCTGGGCGGTGGCGCCCTGGCCCCTGGAGGAGGGCCTGCGGGAACTCACCGGCGCCCCTGGCCCCGCCGGCCTGCGCCTGCCCCTGGAGCTCCTGCCCGAGGACGTGCCCCGCCAGGTGCTCACCCTGGAGGTGGACCCCGACGGCTGGGAGCTGTTCCTGCCCCCCCTGGAGCGGGAACCCCTGCGGCTGCTGCTGCAGGCGGTGGCCGACAGCCTCGGCGCGCTGGCGGCGCCCCGGCTGAGCGGCGTGCTGCCCCTCGATGCCGGTGAGCGCTGGCAGGTGCTGGGCCTGACGGCTGACCCGGGCGTGCTGGAGATCAACCTGCCCGTCTGCCACAGCTGGACGGAGTACCGCCACTGGCTGGAGCGGCTGGAGGAGGCCGGCGAGCGGGTGGGGCTGCGCAGCTGGAAGGACCTGGGTGACGGCCGCCAGGAGGGAACCGGCGGCGGCAACCACCTGCTCTGGGGCGGCCCCGACCTGGCCCACCATCCTTTCTTCTCCCGGCCGGCCTGGCTGACGGGGATCCTGCGCTACTGGCAGCGGCACCCGTCCCTGGCCTATCTGTTCTGCGGCCCCGGGGTGGGCCCGGCCTCCCAGTCGCCCCGGCCGGACGAGGCGATCGGCGAATGCTTCGACCTGGAGTTGGCCTACCGCGCCATCGAGCAGGCGGAGGGCCAGCCATCGGGCGAACCCTTCGGCGATGTCCGGGGCCTGATCGGCGAGACACTGCGCCATCTGCACGCCGACCGCAGCGGCAACAACCACCGCAGCGAGATCAGCTTCGACAAGTTCTGGAACCCCGGGGCCCCGGCCGGATGCCTGGGGCTGGTGGAGTTCCGGGCGCTGGAGAGCCTGCCCCGCATGGAGTGGAGCAGCACCATCGCCCTGCTGTGGACCGCCCTGGCGGCCCACCTGCTGGAGCCGCGCCACCGGCCCGGGAGCCTGCACGACTGGGGGTCGGCCCTGCACGACCGCCAGCTGCTGCCCAGCCAGCTGTGGGCTGATCTGGAGGCCATCCTGGCCGACCTGGCGGCCGATGACCTGGCCCTGGATCCGGCGCCCTTCCGGGCCATCTGGGAGTGGCGTTTTCCGCCCCTGCTGCGCTGGCAGGGGGAGGTGGACGCCACCGGGACGGCGCCCGCCCTGGAGCTGCGGCCGGCCCCCGAGCCCTGGCCCCTGATCTGCGACACCCCGGTGCAGGGAGGCTTCACCAGCCGGTTCATCGATGGCTCCCTGCGCCGTTTCGAGGTGGTGGCCAATGCAGCCTTCCGCCGCGACTGCGGGCTGTTCCTCAACGGCCGGCCCCTGCCGCTGGAGCCTGCCGCCGACGGCGCCGGCCTGCCGCTGGCGGTCCGCTTCCGCTTCCAGCGGCTCTACCCGTGCCTGCATCCGGCGATCGAGCCCCACATGCCCCTGGAGCTCCTGCTGCGCACCCCCGGCGGCGATCGGGCCTTCCACCTGCACCCGGACGGTCACCGCTTCGATCCCGTTGCGGAGCCCTTGGCCGGGCCGGTGGCCGATGCTCCCCCCTGGCGGGGACGCCAGCGACCGACGGATCTCACCATCGACCTCAGGATCGACTGA
- a CDS encoding transglutaminase family protein, producing the protein MRARITHTFDYRYSAPVFLGPHRFCLKPRGHGFQRLLHFHLAVTPEPSRFYPLLAASGDEILRARFMGSTEHFRVQAISDVETQQPPPLASCLEDQEPLLPYPVGHLNGDLLGSLEGWLPNGQHDPAAVDLAQEALMGSDQRGLMFLEQLVEIIKDRVKYTQRHVGPAWPAGRTLKERVGSCRDLAMLMVETCRCVGLPSRFVSGYHLVEPQPKQYDLHAWAEVYLPGAGWRGFDPSGMGSVDDRYITLATSSKPTLTAAVNGSFSGPTGVDSELEWAIEAELLEPTPMGSARHEVLHS; encoded by the coding sequence ATGCGAGCCCGCATAACCCACACCTTCGACTACCGCTACAGCGCTCCGGTCTTCCTGGGCCCCCACCGGTTCTGCCTGAAGCCCCGGGGCCATGGCTTCCAGCGCCTGCTGCATTTCCACCTCGCGGTCACGCCGGAGCCGTCCCGCTTCTACCCGCTGCTGGCCGCCAGCGGTGATGAGATCCTGCGGGCCCGCTTCATGGGCAGCACCGAGCACTTCCGGGTGCAGGCGATCAGCGATGTGGAGACCCAGCAGCCCCCGCCCCTGGCCAGCTGCCTGGAGGACCAGGAGCCGCTGCTCCCTTACCCAGTGGGCCACCTCAACGGCGATCTGCTGGGTTCCCTCGAGGGCTGGCTGCCCAACGGGCAGCACGACCCTGCCGCGGTGGACCTGGCCCAGGAGGCGCTGATGGGCAGCGACCAGCGCGGGCTGATGTTCCTGGAGCAGCTGGTGGAGATCATCAAGGACCGGGTCAAGTACACCCAGCGGCACGTGGGGCCGGCCTGGCCGGCGGGGCGCACCCTCAAAGAGCGGGTCGGCTCCTGTCGCGACCTGGCGATGCTGATGGTCGAGACCTGCCGCTGCGTCGGCCTGCCGTCCCGGTTCGTGAGCGGCTACCACCTGGTGGAACCGCAGCCGAAGCAGTACGACCTGCACGCCTGGGCCGAGGTCTACCTGCCCGGGGCGGGCTGGCGGGGGTTCGATCCCAGCGGCATGGGCAGCGTCGACGACCGTTACATCACCCTGGCCACCTCCTCCAAGCCCACCCTCACCGCGGCGGTGAACGGCAGCTTCTCGGGCCCGACGGGGGTGGACAGCGAGCTGGAATGGGCCATCGAGGCGGAGCTGCTGGAGCCCACGCCCATGGGTTCCGCCCGGCATGAGGTGCTGCACAGCTGA
- a CDS encoding CsgG/HfaB family protein, which yields MATSQIMRRRTLGGVARDLPRQLALGLSLGAVVTAVPAAALAQSRQPVARPTVSVPAFKNTVTQPTWWWQGPVADDLAAALANELQGTGTLQVVERRQLKDVLSEQELAELGIVRKGPDAARKGQMRGARYIVLGTVTSYETNVEQKQSGNSFGLLGFGKQNQQVETKDYVAIDIRVVDSSTGEVVGSRTVEGRASNTASASASGVSLLPAAGLALWLAPNMGRTGQALTGAAGTLNFGNNQSQAQRTPAGKAIRAALVDASEYVSCVLVPQGDCLARFEQQDQQRRQRTRGVLQLD from the coding sequence ATGGCCACGTCGCAGATCATGCGGAGACGCACCCTGGGCGGAGTCGCCCGCGATCTCCCCCGCCAGCTTGCCCTCGGCCTCAGCCTTGGTGCCGTCGTCACCGCCGTCCCCGCCGCCGCCCTGGCCCAGAGCCGACAGCCAGTGGCCCGCCCCACCGTCTCGGTGCCCGCCTTCAAGAACACCGTCACCCAGCCCACGTGGTGGTGGCAGGGTCCGGTGGCCGATGATCTCGCCGCCGCCCTGGCCAACGAGCTGCAGGGCACCGGCACGCTGCAGGTGGTGGAGCGGCGCCAGCTCAAGGACGTGCTTTCCGAGCAGGAGCTGGCGGAACTGGGGATCGTCAGGAAGGGCCCCGACGCCGCCCGCAAGGGTCAGATGCGCGGCGCGCGCTACATCGTGCTGGGAACGGTCACCTCCTACGAAACCAACGTGGAGCAGAAGCAGTCGGGCAACAGCTTCGGCCTGCTGGGCTTCGGCAAGCAGAACCAGCAGGTGGAGACGAAGGACTACGTGGCGATCGACATCCGCGTGGTGGACAGCTCCACCGGCGAAGTGGTCGGGTCGCGCACCGTGGAAGGTCGTGCCAGCAACACGGCCAGCGCCAGCGCCAGCGGCGTGAGCCTGCTGCCGGCGGCGGGTCTGGCCCTCTGGCTGGCGCCGAACATGGGCCGCACCGGCCAGGCCCTCACCGGTGCCGCCGGCACGCTCAACTTCGGCAACAACCAGTCCCAGGCCCAGCGCACGCCCGCCGGCAAGGCCATCCGGGCGGCCCTGGTCGACGCCTCCGAGTACGTGAGCTGCGTCCTGGTGCCCCAGGGGGACTGCCTGGCCCGTTTCGAGCAGCAGGACCAGCAGCGCCGCCAGCGCACCAGGGGCGTGCTCCAGCTGGACTGA
- a CDS encoding putative bifunctional diguanylate cyclase/phosphodiesterase has translation MEPSVQSFWFSTPAEQGLIPCVDSIGDALRFAADLGSDDLVVLDLASGHFIDCNRSAHDRLGYSREHFLTLNPAAIQADAELADDLMHDQLRVMRQQPRGSFATRHRARCGASRDVSVSYQVLDLCGRLVALVSHRDRTELDTALRESSRLGSLLQEAERLTHVGSWELNHRTGELLWSNETYSIFNTAPELTAPSYRYFLQTVHPEDRSLVDATFQESFRTGRPYRIEHRLLLGDGLLKMVLERGRTTLGADGEPLTTVGTVQDISEQHEIQQRLERIAFVDPLTRLPNKAAAVRQLARLLRTAGSERGIALINLDLDNFQSINNSLGHEIGNQVLQAIGSCLRHLMRPDDWLARVGSDEFILLRPMAMADRHEALQWAEQIRRTLGNTPGMGTGLAVQPSASLGVALAPDHGTDPDTLLRCANTALMEAKQHGKNQLRHYTPEISLQLRERLELELSLGRAIDREQLRLFYQPQIERGGSRIAGAEALLRWRDQNGRMVSPNVFIPLAEKTGQIHTIGLWVIEEACRQLQAWHRQGLRPGKLAINISPLQLGAEHPSLSELLAGALSAYDLVPENLELEITETALLNNPERAGEQLRQLAESGFSLAIDDFGTGYSSLAMLHSLPLDKLKIDRFFVERLGNDDADLAIVKATIVMAKELGLMTLAEGVETAEQLRMLRNLGCDQFQGHLLGRPMPAEAFGALLGRAAAA, from the coding sequence ATGGAACCGTCAGTGCAATCCTTCTGGTTCAGCACCCCGGCGGAACAGGGGCTGATTCCTTGCGTCGACAGCATCGGCGATGCACTGCGTTTTGCCGCCGACCTGGGCAGCGATGACCTTGTTGTCCTCGATCTGGCCAGTGGCCATTTCATCGACTGCAACCGTTCGGCCCATGATCGGCTCGGCTACTCCCGGGAGCACTTCCTCACCCTCAATCCGGCGGCGATTCAGGCGGATGCGGAGCTGGCCGATGACCTCATGCACGACCAGTTGCGGGTGATGCGTCAGCAGCCCAGGGGCAGCTTCGCCACGCGCCACCGGGCCCGTTGCGGCGCCAGCCGGGATGTGTCCGTGAGCTATCAGGTGCTCGACCTCTGCGGCCGGCTGGTGGCCCTGGTCAGCCACCGTGACCGCACCGAACTGGATACGGCCCTGCGGGAAAGCTCCCGGCTGGGGTCCCTGCTGCAGGAGGCCGAGCGGCTCACCCATGTGGGCAGCTGGGAGCTGAACCACCGCACGGGGGAACTGCTCTGGTCGAACGAGACCTACAGCATCTTCAACACCGCCCCGGAGTTGACGGCCCCCTCCTATCGCTACTTTCTCCAGACGGTCCATCCGGAGGACCGCTCCCTGGTCGATGCCACCTTCCAGGAGTCCTTCCGCACGGGGCGGCCCTACCGGATCGAGCATCGGCTGCTGCTCGGCGACGGCCTGCTGAAGATGGTGCTGGAGCGGGGGCGCACCACCCTGGGCGCCGACGGCGAGCCTCTCACCACGGTGGGCACCGTCCAGGACATCAGCGAGCAACACGAGATCCAGCAGCGGCTGGAGCGCATCGCCTTCGTCGATCCCCTCACCCGGCTCCCCAACAAGGCCGCCGCCGTCCGCCAGCTGGCCCGCCTGCTGCGCACGGCCGGCTCCGAGCGCGGCATCGCCCTGATCAACCTCGACCTCGACAACTTCCAGTCGATCAACAACAGCCTGGGCCATGAGATCGGCAACCAGGTGCTCCAGGCCATCGGCAGTTGCCTGCGCCACCTGATGCGGCCGGACGACTGGCTGGCCCGGGTGGGCAGCGACGAATTCATCCTGCTGCGACCCATGGCCATGGCCGACCGGCACGAGGCCCTGCAGTGGGCGGAGCAGATCCGGCGCACCCTCGGCAACACCCCGGGAATGGGCACCGGCCTGGCGGTCCAGCCCAGCGCTTCGCTCGGGGTGGCCCTGGCCCCCGACCACGGCACCGACCCCGACACGCTGCTGCGCTGTGCCAATACGGCCCTGATGGAGGCCAAGCAGCACGGCAAGAACCAGCTCCGGCACTACACCCCGGAGATCAGCCTGCAACTGCGCGAGCGCCTCGAGCTGGAGCTCAGCCTGGGCCGGGCGATCGACCGGGAGCAGCTGCGGCTCTTCTACCAGCCCCAGATCGAGCGGGGTGGCAGCCGGATCGCCGGGGCCGAGGCCCTGCTGCGCTGGCGCGATCAGAACGGCCGGATGGTGTCCCCCAACGTTTTCATCCCGCTGGCGGAGAAGACCGGCCAGATCCACACCATTGGCCTCTGGGTGATCGAGGAGGCCTGCCGGCAGCTGCAGGCGTGGCACCGCCAGGGGCTGCGACCCGGAAAGCTGGCGATCAACATCTCGCCGCTGCAGCTGGGGGCCGAGCACCCCTCCCTCTCCGAGCTGCTGGCCGGGGCGTTGAGCGCCTACGACCTGGTGCCGGAGAACCTCGAGCTGGAGATCACCGAAACGGCCCTGCTGAACAATCCCGAGCGCGCGGGGGAGCAGCTGCGGCAGCTCGCCGAGAGCGGCTTCAGCCTGGCCATCGACGATTTCGGCACGGGCTACTCCTCCCTGGCCATGCTCCACTCCCTGCCGCTCGACAAGCTCAAGATCGACCGCTTCTTCGTGGAACGGCTGGGCAACGACGACGCCGACCTGGCCATCGTCAAGGCCACGATCGTCATGGCGAAGGAACTGGGCCTGATGACCCTGGCCGAGGGGGTGGAAACCGCCGAGCAGCTGCGGATGCTGCGGAACCTTGGCTGCGACCAGTTCCAGGGACATCTGCTGGGGCGGCCGATGCCGGCCGAGGCCTTCGGCGCCCTGCTGGGCCGCGCCGCGGCGGCCTGA
- a CDS encoding molybdenum cofactor guanylyltransferase, with protein sequence MSGLRACLLSGGASRRMGTDKALLPHPAGGTWLEFSLGRLAVLPLPITLVSHHRAHHALARPLRDGLGQPITVLDEPPPREGPLLALDRLMAHHPGQGLLLCPVDMPWLETAALEALLGAAATHAAAGAPAAHGPAAIHLAHDGRRLQPLLGVYPAHPGLHRRLHAFTAAGGRRLQDWLAGEAVVPVSLPAAGLRNANRPDDATGLWP encoded by the coding sequence ATGAGTGGCCTCCGGGCCTGCCTGCTCAGCGGCGGTGCCAGCCGCCGCATGGGCACGGACAAGGCCCTGCTGCCCCATCCCGCCGGGGGCACCTGGCTGGAGTTCAGCCTCGGGCGACTGGCGGTGTTGCCGCTGCCGATCACCCTGGTCAGCCACCACCGGGCCCACCACGCTCTGGCGCGGCCCCTGCGGGACGGGCTGGGCCAGCCGATCACGGTGCTGGATGAGCCGCCGCCGCGTGAGGGGCCGCTGCTGGCCCTCGACCGGCTCATGGCGCACCACCCCGGCCAGGGCCTGCTGCTCTGCCCGGTGGACATGCCCTGGCTGGAGACCGCTGCCCTCGAGGCCCTGCTGGGGGCCGCCGCCACCCACGCCGCCGCTGGCGCCCCGGCCGCCCACGGCCCCGCCGCCATCCACCTGGCCCACGACGGCCGGCGGCTGCAGCCGCTGCTGGGGGTCTATCCGGCCCATCCCGGCCTCCACCGCCGGCTGCATGCCTTCACGGCGGCGGGGGGCCGGCGGCTGCAGGACTGGCTGGCGGGCGAAGCGGTGGTGCCGGTGTCCCTGCCGGCCGCGGGACTGCGCAACGCCAACCGACCCGACGACGCCACCGGCCTGTGGCCCTAG
- a CDS encoding glycogen/starch/alpha-glucan phosphorylase: MASPTPAPCPPKGQALLEAMRRHLFSSQAKSASLATTHDHYVCLSLAVRDILLTSWVDTADTYTRQHVRTATYMSAEYLLGPHLENNLVSLGLREEAAAACEALGLTLEEMLAEEPEPGLGNGGLGRLAACFQESMATLELPAIGYGIRYEFGIFRQQIGPGGQMESTDPWLARGNPWEVIRPEWSYPVLIGGQTVIGVAYDTPILGYGVHTANTLRLWSAQAPDAFDFASFNAGDYTRAVLHKVQSETLSKVLYPNDELEQGKRLRLSQQIFFVSCSLQDMFRILASQGIPVTEFHRKFAVQLNDTHPAIAVAELMRLLIDVHGVDWDTAWSITTATISYTNHTLLPEALEAWGLELFQQLLPRQLQIIYEINARFLRTLRIRFPGQPELLERLSLIEEGPHRKVRMAHLAVVGSHTVNGVAELHSRLLKENLFAEFARVWPDRFTNITNGVTPRRWLAVANPPLAALLNDAIGTDWCRHLDQLRRLEPLATDAAFLERWQGVREQAKERLAATIRQDTGVLVDPASLFDVQVKRIHEYKRQHMAALQVVERYLRLRAGEDLPPRTVIFGGKAAPGYAMAKLIIRLIVGMAEIINIDPAMDGRLRVIFLPNFSVKLGQKIYPAVDLSEQISTAGMEASGTGNMKMSLNGALTIGTLDGANIEIRDRVGDDNFFLFGHTAEQLAAINRNGYHPMPWLENDALAKEAIDLIGSGHFSEGDRDLFHPLLANLCSSDPFRVMADLGDYRRAQNEVDSAWCDAGRWSMMSVLNTARCGFFSSDRSIQEYAERIWKVAPVPVNACSVIPSPSP; the protein is encoded by the coding sequence ATGGCCAGCCCCACACCCGCCCCGTGCCCGCCCAAGGGTCAGGCCCTCCTGGAGGCGATGCGGCGCCATCTGTTCTCCAGCCAGGCCAAGTCCGCCTCCCTCGCCACCACCCACGACCACTACGTCTGCCTGTCGCTGGCGGTCCGGGACATCCTGCTGACCAGCTGGGTGGACACGGCCGACACCTACACCAGGCAGCACGTGCGCACCGCCACCTACATGTCGGCGGAGTACCTGCTCGGGCCCCACCTGGAGAACAACCTGGTCAGCCTCGGGCTGCGGGAGGAGGCTGCGGCCGCCTGCGAGGCCCTCGGCCTCACCCTCGAGGAGATGCTGGCGGAGGAGCCGGAGCCGGGACTCGGCAACGGTGGCCTGGGCCGGCTGGCGGCCTGTTTCCAGGAGTCGATGGCCACCCTCGAGCTGCCGGCCATCGGCTACGGCATCCGCTACGAGTTCGGCATCTTCCGCCAGCAGATCGGCCCCGGCGGCCAGATGGAGAGCACCGATCCCTGGCTGGCCCGCGGCAACCCCTGGGAGGTGATCCGGCCGGAATGGAGCTATCCGGTGCTGATCGGCGGCCAGACCGTGATCGGCGTGGCCTACGACACCCCGATCCTGGGCTATGGCGTCCACACCGCCAACACCCTGCGGCTGTGGTCAGCCCAGGCGCCGGACGCCTTCGACTTCGCCTCCTTCAATGCCGGCGATTACACGCGGGCCGTGCTTCACAAGGTGCAGTCGGAGACCCTCTCCAAGGTGCTCTATCCGAATGACGAGCTGGAGCAGGGCAAGCGCCTGCGGCTCAGCCAGCAGATCTTCTTCGTCTCCTGCTCCCTGCAGGACATGTTCCGCATCCTGGCCAGCCAGGGGATCCCGGTCACCGAGTTCCACCGCAAGTTCGCGGTGCAGCTCAACGACACCCACCCGGCGATCGCCGTGGCGGAACTGATGCGGCTGCTGATCGACGTCCATGGGGTCGACTGGGACACCGCCTGGAGCATCACCACCGCCACAATCAGCTACACGAACCACACCCTCCTGCCCGAGGCCCTCGAGGCCTGGGGTCTGGAGCTGTTCCAGCAGCTGCTGCCGCGCCAGCTGCAGATCATCTACGAGATCAATGCCCGTTTCCTGCGCACCCTGCGCATCCGTTTCCCCGGCCAGCCGGAGCTGCTGGAGCGGCTGTCGCTGATCGAGGAAGGTCCGCACCGCAAGGTGCGCATGGCCCACCTGGCGGTGGTGGGCAGCCACACGGTCAACGGCGTGGCGGAACTGCACAGCCGCCTGCTGAAGGAGAACCTGTTCGCCGAATTCGCCCGGGTGTGGCCGGACCGCTTCACCAACATCACCAATGGCGTCACACCGCGACGCTGGCTGGCGGTCGCCAACCCGCCCCTGGCGGCCCTCCTCAATGACGCCATCGGCACCGACTGGTGCCGGCACCTCGACCAGCTCCGCCGGCTCGAGCCCCTGGCCACCGACGCGGCGTTCCTGGAGCGCTGGCAGGGGGTGCGGGAGCAGGCCAAGGAGCGCCTGGCAGCAACGATCCGCCAGGACACCGGCGTCCTGGTGGACCCCGCCTCCCTGTTCGACGTGCAGGTGAAGCGCATCCATGAGTACAAGCGCCAGCACATGGCCGCCCTGCAGGTGGTGGAGCGCTACCTGCGCCTGCGGGCCGGGGAGGACCTGCCTCCGCGCACGGTGATCTTCGGCGGTAAGGCGGCCCCCGGCTACGCCATGGCCAAGCTGATCATCCGCCTGATCGTGGGCATGGCGGAGATCATCAACATCGATCCCGCCATGGACGGCCGCCTGCGGGTGATCTTCCTGCCCAATTTCAGCGTCAAGCTGGGCCAGAAGATCTACCCGGCCGTCGACCTGTCGGAGCAGATCTCCACCGCCGGCATGGAGGCCTCAGGCACGGGCAACATGAAGATGTCCCTCAACGGCGCCCTCACGATCGGCACCCTCGACGGGGCCAACATCGAGATCCGGGACCGGGTCGGCGACGACAACTTCTTCCTGTTCGGCCACACCGCCGAGCAACTGGCCGCCATCAACCGCAACGGGTACCACCCGATGCCCTGGCTTGAGAACGACGCCCTCGCCAAGGAGGCCATCGACCTGATCGGTTCGGGCCACTTCAGCGAAGGTGACCGTGACCTGTTCCATCCGCTGCTGGCCAACCTCTGCAGCAGCGACCCCTTCCGGGTGATGGCCGACCTGGGCGACTACCGCCGCGCCCAGAACGAGGTCGACAGCGCCTGGTGCGATGCGGGACGGTGGAGCATGATGTCCGTGCTCAACACGGCCCGCTGCGGCTTCTTCAGCAGCGACCGGTCCATCCAGGAGTACGCCGAGCGCATCTGGAAGGTGGCCCCGGTTCCCGTCAATGCCTGCAGCGTGATTCCCAGCCCGTCCCCATGA